One genomic region from Tripterygium wilfordii isolate XIE 37 chromosome 20, ASM1340144v1, whole genome shotgun sequence encodes:
- the LOC119987325 gene encoding protein MIZU-KUSSEI 1-like, producing the protein MARSSLNSSSSKRHFHWTKKVGSDDEVPTFKSFSKTNEEEKKENPKSNFSTQTPKKKLPALAVSRLRLALAALGRNRSQLPLGPRVVGTLFGNRRGHVHFAFQKEPNSPPAFLIELATPISGLVREMASGLVRIALECDKEKEEEKSKAVRLLEEPVWRTYCNGKKCGFGTRRECGAKELKILKAVEPISMGAGVLPAAAGDEEAADGEVMYMRAKFERIVGSRDSEAFYMMNPDSNGTPELSIYLLRV; encoded by the coding sequence ATGGCTAGATCCTCTCTAAACTCCTCTTCCTCTAAGAGACACTTTCACTGGACCAAAAAGGTTGGCTCTGATGATGAGGTTCCAACCTTCAAGTCCTTTTCAAAAACCAatgaggaagagaaaaaggagaatCCCAAGAGCAACTTCTCAACTCAAACTCCAAAGAAGAAACTGCCTGCTCTGGCCGTTTCTCGGCTCCGGCTGGCTCTTGCTGCTCTTGGTAGGAACCGGTCACAGCTACCGCTTGGACCTAGAGTCGTCGGTACCCTCTTTGGGAACCGCCGTGGCCATGTTCACTTTGCCTTTCAGAAGGAACCCAATTCACCACCAGCGTTTCTTATTGAGCTAGCAACACCAATCAGTGGTTTGGTTAGGGAAATGGCATCAGGGTTAGTGAGGATTGCATTGGAGTGTGataaagagaaggaagaagaaaagagcAAGGCAGTGAGATTGCTTGAAGAGCCAGTGTGGAGGACTTACTGCAATGGCAAGAAATGTGGGTTTGGTACAAGGAGGGAATGTGGAGCAAAGGAGTTGAAGATTTTGAAAGCTGTAGAGCCAATTTCAATGGGAGCAGGTGTTTTGCCTGCTGCTGCAGGGGATGAAGAAGCAGCTGATGGTGAGGTCATGTACATGAGAGCTAAGTTTGAAAGAATTGTTGGGTCTAGAGATTCTGAAGCTTTTTACATGATGAATCCTGATAGCAATGGAACTCCTGAACTTAGTATCTACTTGCTTAGAGTCTGA